The following proteins come from a genomic window of Frankia casuarinae:
- the truB gene encoding tRNA pseudouridine(55) synthase TruB translates to MSTRGGSTRGSARPGGAASRRGSGPGPSPGPQVDGLVVVDKPAGWTSHDVVARARRILGQRRIGHAGTLDPMATGVLVLGAGRGTRLLGHLALTDKVYDATIRLGRTTTTDDAEGAPVEDRPVDVDADRLTRAMAALTGVLDQVPASVSAVKVGGVRAYARVRAGEVVDLAPRRVTVHRFDLLARRAAGDGAVDPAGTDLEVTVGCSSGTYVRALARDLGAALDCGAHLTALRRTAVGPFDLAGAVTLDTFAELGPRAVTSLTDAVAAGFLRRDVTAEAAADVSHGRRLPPVGRPGTYGVFGPDGTVLALVEETEHAVRSLVVFAPV, encoded by the coding sequence GTGAGCACCCGGGGGGGATCCACCCGGGGATCCGCGCGGCCGGGGGGAGCCGCATCCCGCCGGGGATCCGGTCCCGGTCCCAGTCCCGGGCCACAGGTCGACGGGCTCGTCGTCGTGGACAAGCCGGCCGGCTGGACGTCGCACGATGTCGTCGCCAGGGCGCGGCGCATTCTCGGGCAGCGTCGGATCGGCCACGCGGGCACCCTCGATCCGATGGCGACGGGCGTGCTGGTGCTGGGAGCCGGCCGGGGAACCCGCCTGCTCGGACATCTCGCCCTCACCGACAAGGTGTACGACGCCACGATCCGGCTCGGCCGGACTACCACGACCGACGACGCCGAGGGCGCGCCGGTCGAGGACCGTCCGGTGGACGTCGACGCCGACCGGCTCACGCGGGCCATGGCCGCCCTTACCGGGGTGCTCGACCAGGTTCCTGCCAGCGTGAGCGCGGTCAAGGTGGGCGGGGTACGCGCGTACGCCAGGGTCCGGGCCGGCGAGGTGGTCGATCTCGCCCCACGCCGGGTGACGGTCCACCGCTTCGACCTGCTGGCGCGGCGGGCCGCGGGCGACGGGGCGGTGGACCCGGCCGGAACCGATTTGGAGGTCACGGTCGGTTGCTCCAGTGGAACATACGTGCGGGCGCTCGCCCGTGATCTCGGGGCGGCGTTGGACTGCGGGGCGCATCTGACCGCCCTGCGGCGCACCGCCGTTGGTCCCTTCGACCTGGCGGGCGCAGTGACTCTCGACACGTTCGCCGAGCTGGGGCCGCGGGCGGTCACATCGCTGACCGACGCGGTCGCGGCCGGCTTCCTGCGCCGCGACGTGACGGCGGAGGCGGCAGCGGACGTGTCCCATGGCCGACGGTTGCCCCCGGTGGGACGGCCGGGTACGTACGGCGTCTTCGGTCCCGACGGGACCGTGCTGGCCCTGGTCGAGGAGACCGAGCATGCGGTCCGGTCGCTCGTCGTCTTCGCCCCGGTCTAG
- a CDS encoding DHH family phosphoesterase, with protein sequence MSDATDLAGPPAASVNRSRPDGAGPTGDFQAAVTALTGAIDAGDDILLIAHVNPDGDSLGSALALGLALRSLGGRPRVSFDADPFVVPRVLRFLAGQDLLVAPEAVTGRPGLVVTLDAGSRSRLGRLASTTAGCRVLVVDHHASNTRFGDLNLVDPEAASTSAMVIDLVDALGVRLDRDIATAIYTGLVTDTGSFRFAATTPAVHQLAARLVATGIRPDLISRALWDTHRFGYLKLLGEVLGRVRLEPEYDLVWSWCSQADLRAAGLEYDEIEGLIDTVRTVSEAEVALVCKQDGDVWKVSVRSKGDVDVGAVCTALGGGGHRFAAGFSCGTTLDELMDVLRDALARAPRLGGPGTPENPRGPGGPRNAVRSPR encoded by the coding sequence ATGAGCGATGCGACCGATCTCGCGGGCCCGCCGGCGGCGTCGGTCAACCGCTCCCGCCCGGACGGTGCCGGTCCGACCGGTGATTTCCAGGCCGCGGTGACCGCACTGACCGGCGCGATCGACGCCGGTGACGACATCCTGCTGATCGCCCACGTGAACCCCGACGGGGACAGTCTCGGATCGGCGTTGGCGCTGGGGCTCGCGCTGCGGTCGCTGGGCGGAAGGCCGCGGGTGTCCTTCGACGCGGATCCCTTCGTCGTTCCCCGGGTGCTTCGTTTCCTCGCCGGTCAGGATCTGTTGGTGGCCCCCGAGGCCGTCACCGGCCGGCCGGGTCTCGTGGTGACCCTGGACGCCGGCAGCCGGTCCCGGCTGGGCAGGCTCGCCAGCACCACGGCCGGTTGCCGGGTCCTGGTCGTCGACCACCATGCCTCCAACACCCGGTTCGGCGATCTCAATCTGGTCGACCCCGAGGCGGCCTCGACCAGCGCCATGGTCATCGACCTCGTCGATGCCCTGGGCGTGCGGCTCGACCGGGACATCGCGACAGCGATCTACACCGGTCTGGTAACCGACACGGGATCGTTCCGTTTCGCCGCGACGACACCGGCGGTGCACCAGCTGGCCGCCCGGCTGGTGGCCACGGGCATCCGTCCCGACCTGATCAGCCGTGCCCTGTGGGACACCCACCGCTTCGGCTATCTCAAGCTACTCGGGGAGGTTCTCGGCCGCGTCCGGCTGGAGCCCGAGTACGACCTCGTCTGGTCCTGGTGCAGCCAGGCCGATCTGCGCGCCGCGGGACTGGAGTACGACGAGATCGAGGGGCTCATCGACACGGTGCGCACCGTGTCGGAGGCAGAGGTCGCCCTTGTCTGCAAGCAGGATGGTGACGTCTGGAAGGTCTCGGTCCGTTCCAAGGGGGACGTTGACGTCGGCGCGGTCTGTACGGCTCTCGGTGGTGGCGGCCATCGCTTCGCCGCCGGATTCTCCTGCGGGACGACGCTCGACGAGTTGATGGACGTGCTTCGGGACGCGCTGGCGCGGGCTCCGCGCCTGGGGGGCCCGGGGACTCCGGAGAATCCGCGCGGCCCGGGTGGCCCGAGGAACGCGGTCCGGAGCCCGCGGTGA
- the rbfA gene encoding 30S ribosome-binding factor RbfA, protein MADPARARRLAVRIREVVASTLERGVKDPRLGMVTVTDVRLTPDLVDATVFYTVYGDETARQASAQALESARGLLRSQVGRATGVKVTPTLTFVHDRLPDDAQHLEKLISVARERDAYLAEVRRDARPAGDDDPYRRPRPAAGEVDELSEVDELSEVDEYGGTARQEG, encoded by the coding sequence GTGGCTGATCCGGCCCGGGCACGGCGGCTGGCCGTGCGTATCCGCGAGGTTGTGGCGTCCACGCTGGAGCGTGGCGTCAAGGATCCTCGACTCGGCATGGTGACCGTCACGGATGTGCGGCTGACGCCGGATCTGGTCGACGCGACGGTCTTCTACACCGTCTACGGCGATGAGACGGCGCGGCAGGCGTCGGCCCAGGCGCTCGAATCCGCCCGGGGGCTGCTGCGCAGCCAGGTCGGCCGGGCCACGGGGGTGAAGGTGACCCCGACGCTCACCTTCGTTCATGACCGACTTCCCGACGACGCCCAGCATCTGGAGAAGTTGATCAGCGTTGCCCGGGAACGCGACGCGTATCTGGCCGAGGTCCGTCGGGATGCTCGCCCGGCGGGCGACGACGATCCCTACCGCCGGCCGCGCCCCGCCGCCGGCGAGGTGGATGAGCTGAGCGAGGTGGATGAGCTGAGCGAGGTGGACGAGTACGGCGGGACGGCCCGGCAGGAGGGATGA
- a CDS encoding DUF503 domain-containing protein: MWIGTLSLDLLLGDVHSLKEKRSVVRPIVAELRRRFALSVAETGHHDLHRRAEIGMAVVAADRAHCVEVLCSCEHLVAQRPDVEVLAARARYFSADDADDEPHAPGEPHAPGASAAVSVPPAGPANEEVDGG, encoded by the coding sequence ATGTGGATCGGAACCCTCAGCCTTGATCTGCTGCTCGGTGACGTGCACTCGTTGAAGGAGAAACGGTCGGTGGTGCGGCCGATCGTGGCGGAGCTGCGTCGCCGTTTCGCCCTCAGCGTGGCCGAGACCGGCCATCATGATCTGCACCGGCGAGCCGAGATCGGGATGGCGGTCGTCGCCGCGGACCGGGCGCACTGCGTCGAGGTCCTCTGTTCCTGCGAGCATCTGGTGGCCCAGCGACCGGACGTCGAGGTCCTCGCCGCGCGGGCGCGCTACTTTTCGGCGGACGACGCGGACGACGAACCGCATGCACCCGGTGAACCGCACGCACCCGGTGCATCTGCCGCGGTGAGCGTGCCGCCGGCGGGACCGGCGAACGAGGAGGTGGACGGTGGCTGA
- the infB gene encoding translation initiation factor IF-2, producing MAGKARVHELAKELGVDSKTVLAKLKDLGEFVKSASSTVEAPVVRKLKEAFPADGAPTSPGRATSRPGPPGGGARPTPPSRPGLAPRPGPRPVPGRPGPLGRPGPATPAPSPSPASPPLPASPVQASPVQASPVQASPTSAPAAPRPAAASAVPAPPMPSVPSAPSGPRPGPNAPRPGAPQGGGRPRPGTPVPPSGPTAGGPTAGGPTAGGPTAGGPRPGPRPGPRSAAPGNNPYTTPSAGPRPSAGPRPSAGQSGPPSTPTPRPSAPRSGTPRPGTPRPGGPRPGGTGAGGPRPTPGGMPPRPGGPRSGAGGGMPPRPGGTGGPRPNANMFQPRPAGGPPGRPGGGGAPGRPGGGGAPGRPGGGGGPRPGGFAGRGGAPGRPGGGGGGGGAPGRPGGGGGGGGAPGRPAAGGRGRGGTTAGAFGPGGRGRPGRQRKSKRAKRQEWESGLEAPRMGAMVPRGNGQAIRLPRGASLADFADKIDANPGALVQVVFTQLGEMVTATQSCTDETLQLLGVTLGYEVQIVSPEDEDKELLESFDLSFGGEYGDDVELSSRPPVVTVMGHVDHGKTKLLDAIRSTDVVGGEAGGITQHIGAYQVRAKVDGDERPITFIDTPGHETFTAMRARGAQVTDIVVLVVAADDGVKPQTIEALNHAQAAGVPVVVAVNKVDKEGADPAKVRGQLTEYGLVAEEYGGDTMFVDVSARNRTNIDGLLEAIVLTADASLDLRAPTEVEAQGVAIEGRLDRGRGPVATVLVQRGTLRVGDSVVAGEAFGRVRAMLDEHGGQVVEAGPARPVQVLGFTSVPDAGDNFLVVPEDRVARQIAERRQARERNAELALSRGRPTLETILERMKEGEKTQLNLILKGDVSGSVEALEDALLKIDVGDEVGLRIIDRGVGAITETNVMLASASDAIIIGFNVRPQGKATELADREGVEVRYYSVIYQAIEDIENALKGMLKPVYEEAQLGTAEVREVFRVPRIGNVAGSLVRSGVIRRNTKARLIRDGVVVADNLTVESLKRFKDDATEVREGYECGIGLGSFNDIKIDDVIETFEQREVPRA from the coding sequence GTGGCAGGAAAGGCCCGCGTACACGAGCTCGCCAAGGAGCTTGGTGTCGACAGTAAGACCGTGCTCGCCAAGCTCAAGGATCTCGGCGAGTTCGTGAAGTCCGCTTCGTCCACTGTCGAGGCACCCGTCGTCCGCAAATTGAAGGAAGCGTTCCCCGCCGACGGCGCACCCACTTCCCCGGGCCGGGCCACCAGCCGTCCGGGACCGCCGGGTGGCGGCGCTCGTCCGACCCCGCCGTCCCGTCCTGGTCTGGCGCCTCGGCCCGGTCCGCGCCCGGTTCCCGGGCGGCCTGGTCCCCTCGGCCGGCCCGGTCCGGCGACCCCGGCGCCGTCCCCCTCGCCCGCGTCCCCGCCGCTACCGGCCTCCCCGGTGCAGGCTTCGCCGGTGCAGGCCTCCCCGGTGCAGGCTTCGCCGACGTCTGCACCCGCCGCTCCCCGTCCGGCCGCGGCCTCCGCCGTGCCCGCGCCGCCGATGCCGTCCGTGCCGTCCGCTCCCTCCGGGCCGCGACCCGGGCCGAACGCTCCGCGTCCCGGTGCCCCGCAGGGCGGTGGCCGTCCGCGTCCCGGCACCCCGGTTCCTCCCTCGGGTCCCACCGCTGGCGGTCCGACCGCTGGCGGTCCGACCGCTGGCGGTCCGACCGCAGGCGGCCCCCGGCCCGGGCCGCGTCCCGGACCCCGGTCGGCTGCGCCCGGTAACAACCCCTACACGACGCCGTCCGCTGGGCCGCGTCCGTCCGCTGGGCCGCGTCCGTCGGCCGGGCAGTCGGGTCCGCCATCGACGCCCACTCCCCGGCCCAGCGCCCCGCGGTCGGGTACCCCCCGGCCAGGTACCCCCCGGCCGGGTGGACCGCGCCCCGGTGGCACCGGTGCCGGTGGTCCACGGCCCACTCCCGGCGGGATGCCACCACGTCCCGGCGGTCCACGGTCAGGAGCGGGGGGCGGCATGCCGCCCCGCCCAGGTGGCACCGGGGGGCCGCGCCCCAACGCGAACATGTTCCAGCCTCGGCCCGCCGGTGGCCCTCCCGGACGCCCGGGCGGTGGTGGCGCGCCCGGTCGTCCCGGCGGTGGTGGCGCGCCCGGTCGTCCCGGCGGTGGCGGCGGTCCGCGTCCCGGCGGATTCGCCGGGCGGGGTGGTGCGCCCGGTCGTCCCGGTGGTGGTGGCGGCGGTGGTGGTGCGCCCGGTCGTCCCGGTGGTGGTGGCGGCGGTGGCGGTGCGCCCGGTCGTCCCGCGGCCGGCGGCCGTGGCCGCGGTGGGACCACGGCGGGCGCCTTCGGCCCCGGTGGCCGTGGTCGCCCCGGTCGCCAGCGCAAGTCCAAGCGCGCGAAGCGGCAGGAATGGGAGAGCGGGCTCGAAGCGCCGCGCATGGGCGCGATGGTGCCCCGCGGCAACGGGCAGGCCATCCGGCTTCCCCGTGGCGCCTCGCTGGCCGATTTCGCCGACAAGATCGACGCGAACCCGGGCGCTCTGGTCCAGGTCGTGTTCACCCAGCTCGGCGAGATGGTGACCGCGACCCAGTCCTGCACCGACGAGACGCTGCAGCTGTTGGGTGTCACGCTCGGCTACGAGGTCCAGATCGTCAGCCCGGAGGACGAGGACAAGGAGCTTCTCGAGAGCTTCGACCTCTCCTTCGGCGGGGAGTACGGCGACGACGTCGAGCTCAGCTCCCGGCCGCCGGTCGTGACCGTCATGGGTCACGTCGATCATGGTAAGACGAAACTGCTGGACGCCATCCGCTCCACCGACGTGGTCGGGGGCGAGGCCGGTGGTATCACCCAGCACATCGGTGCCTACCAGGTGCGGGCCAAGGTCGACGGCGACGAGCGTCCGATCACCTTCATCGACACTCCGGGCCACGAGACCTTCACGGCCATGCGGGCCCGCGGTGCGCAGGTGACGGACATCGTGGTCCTGGTCGTGGCCGCCGACGACGGGGTGAAGCCGCAGACCATCGAGGCGCTGAACCACGCCCAGGCGGCCGGCGTCCCGGTCGTGGTGGCGGTCAACAAGGTCGACAAGGAGGGCGCCGACCCGGCCAAGGTGCGGGGTCAGCTCACCGAGTACGGCCTGGTGGCGGAGGAGTACGGCGGCGACACGATGTTCGTTGACGTCTCCGCCCGCAACCGGACGAACATCGACGGCCTGCTCGAGGCGATCGTCCTGACCGCCGACGCATCCCTGGACCTGCGGGCTCCGACCGAGGTCGAGGCGCAGGGTGTCGCCATCGAAGGTCGGCTCGACCGGGGCCGGGGTCCGGTGGCGACCGTGCTGGTCCAGCGCGGCACGCTGAGGGTCGGTGACTCGGTCGTCGCCGGCGAGGCGTTCGGTCGGGTTCGGGCGATGCTCGACGAACACGGTGGTCAGGTGGTCGAGGCGGGCCCGGCCCGACCCGTCCAGGTCCTGGGGTTCACCAGCGTTCCCGACGCGGGTGACAACTTCCTGGTGGTGCCCGAGGACCGGGTGGCCCGTCAGATCGCCGAACGGCGTCAGGCCCGCGAGCGTAACGCGGAGCTGGCGCTGAGCCGGGGCCGTCCGACGCTGGAGACGATCCTCGAGCGGATGAAGGAGGGCGAGAAGACCCAGCTCAACCTCATCCTCAAGGGCGATGTGTCCGGTTCGGTCGAGGCGCTCGAGGACGCCTTGCTCAAGATCGATGTCGGTGACGAGGTCGGTCTGCGGATCATCGACCGTGGGGTCGGCGCGATCACTGAGACCAACGTGATGCTGGCGTCGGCGTCCGACGCGATCATCATCGGCTTCAACGTCCGGCCGCAGGGCAAGGCGACGGAGCTGGCCGACCGTGAGGGCGTCGAGGTCCGGTACTACTCGGTGATCTACCAGGCTATCGAGGACATCGAGAACGCCCTGAAGGGCATGCTCAAGCCCGTCTACGAGGAAGCGCAGCTCGGTACCGCCGAGGTCCGCGAGGTCTTCCGCGTGCCGCGGATCGGCAACGTGGCCGGCTCTCTGGTCCGTTCCGGCGTCATCCGGCGGAACACCAAGGCCAGGCTCATCCGCGACGGCGTCGTCGTGGCCGACAACCTCACGGTCGAGTCGCTCAAGCGTTTCAAGGACGACGCGACGGAGGTCCGCGAGGGCTACGAGTGCGGTATCGGTCTCGGGTCGTTCAACGACATCAAGATCGATGACGTGATCGAGACGTTCGAGCAACGGGAGGTTCCCCGCGCCTGA
- a CDS encoding YlxR family protein: MARRAEPVRTCVGCRSRASSSDLLRIVVEGGELLPDARRRMRGRGAHVHPDLACLDLAERRKAFSRALRVSGPLGSKQVRLYLERFRPR, encoded by the coding sequence ATGGCGCGTCGTGCGGAGCCCGTCCGTACCTGTGTCGGATGCCGAAGCCGTGCGTCGAGTTCTGACCTACTGCGTATCGTCGTAGAAGGCGGCGAGCTTCTGCCGGATGCTCGTCGTCGGATGCGTGGTCGGGGTGCGCACGTGCATCCTGATCTTGCGTGCCTCGATCTCGCGGAGCGTCGCAAGGCGTTCTCACGAGCACTGCGGGTGTCAGGCCCGCTCGGGTCGAAGCAGGTCAGGCTGTATCTGGAGCGGTTTCGCCCGCGGTAG
- the nusA gene encoding transcription termination factor NusA encodes MKLDVAALRGIEREKDIAFDTLVQAMETALLTAYHHTAGSAQDARVVIDRTTGDVSVLAREQGPDGTSREYDDTPADFGRIATMTAKQVIMQRLREAQQEVTYGQYADREHEIVSGVVQHHEQRAGSRVVLVNLGTVEGVLPPAEQVPGERLEHGDRIKCYVVHVARGPHGPTVTLSRTHPELVKGLFRLEVPEVADGTVELAAIAREAGHRSKIAVRSRVAGVNPKGACIGPMGSRVRAVMAELRGEKIDIVDWSADPATFVGSALSPARVARVEVTDPASRSARVVVPDYQLSLAIGREGQNARLAARLTGWRIDIHSDTEDSGEGGGSGSERDSAGAPRRSGPATVPRRSPAAGGHSRGQAG; translated from the coding sequence GTGAAGCTCGACGTGGCCGCGCTGCGCGGAATCGAGCGGGAGAAGGACATTGCCTTTGACACCTTGGTGCAGGCGATGGAGACGGCCCTGCTGACGGCTTATCACCACACGGCCGGGTCCGCGCAGGACGCCCGGGTGGTGATCGACCGGACGACCGGAGATGTCTCCGTCCTTGCCCGGGAACAGGGCCCGGACGGCACCAGCCGGGAGTACGACGACACCCCGGCGGACTTCGGGCGGATCGCGACCATGACCGCCAAACAGGTGATCATGCAGCGGCTGCGCGAGGCCCAGCAGGAGGTCACCTACGGCCAGTACGCCGACCGGGAGCACGAGATCGTTTCCGGTGTGGTGCAACATCACGAACAGCGGGCCGGCTCCAGGGTCGTGCTCGTCAATCTCGGCACCGTCGAGGGTGTCCTGCCGCCGGCCGAGCAGGTCCCCGGCGAGCGGCTTGAGCACGGCGACCGAATCAAGTGTTATGTGGTGCACGTCGCGCGGGGGCCGCACGGACCCACGGTGACGTTGTCCCGCACCCATCCCGAGCTGGTGAAGGGGCTGTTCCGGCTGGAGGTGCCCGAGGTCGCCGACGGCACCGTGGAACTCGCCGCGATCGCCCGCGAGGCCGGGCATCGCAGCAAGATAGCGGTGCGGTCCCGGGTGGCCGGGGTCAACCCCAAGGGCGCGTGCATCGGGCCGATGGGCAGCCGGGTGCGTGCCGTCATGGCCGAACTGCGGGGCGAGAAGATCGATATCGTTGACTGGTCGGCCGACCCGGCAACCTTCGTCGGGAGCGCGCTGTCTCCGGCCCGGGTGGCCCGGGTCGAGGTGACGGATCCGGCGAGCCGCTCGGCGCGGGTGGTGGTGCCCGATTACCAGCTGTCGTTGGCCATCGGGCGTGAGGGGCAGAACGCCCGCCTCGCCGCCCGGCTGACGGGGTGGCGCATCGACATCCACTCTGACACCGAGGACTCCGGCGAGGGCGGTGGGAGCGGATCCGAACGGGACTCCGCTGGAGCGCCTCGACGATCGGGACCAGCTACGGTGCCGCGGCGATCACCTGCCGCGGGTGGCCATTCTCGGGGCCAGGCGGGATAG
- the rimP gene encoding ribosome maturation factor RimP, protein MREGTVEVVGAGEAGRARDRSPSGSARGRGGVRTALRARLAAGLADAGFDLEDVTVTRAGSRSVVRVVVDRDGGVDLDAVADASRLASELLDAAETDGQGLVAGPYVLEVTSPGVERPLTEPRHWRRAIGRLVTVRDRDGIVLAGRVLSADESGADLAVATDPARPGRPPRRRLARVTFAQVARATVEVEFSAEAYDDLSIESVETPSLSAVLVEPGETADLGYGEPDDDLPAAPGRESNDDGREAGPRGAAGKEMTR, encoded by the coding sequence ATGCGGGAAGGGACGGTCGAAGTGGTAGGGGCGGGGGAGGCCGGCCGCGCGCGTGACCGGAGCCCATCCGGATCGGCCCGCGGGCGCGGCGGCGTTCGGACGGCGCTGCGGGCTCGGCTGGCGGCTGGCCTCGCCGACGCGGGCTTCGATCTCGAGGATGTGACGGTCACACGGGCCGGATCGCGCAGCGTGGTGCGGGTGGTGGTGGACCGCGACGGAGGAGTCGACCTGGACGCGGTCGCGGACGCCAGCCGGCTCGCCTCCGAGCTGCTTGACGCCGCCGAGACCGACGGCCAGGGCCTGGTCGCCGGGCCTTATGTTCTCGAGGTCACCTCACCGGGCGTCGAACGGCCGCTGACCGAGCCTCGGCACTGGCGCCGCGCGATCGGCAGGCTTGTCACGGTACGTGATCGAGACGGCATCGTCCTCGCCGGGCGTGTCCTGTCCGCCGACGAATCGGGGGCGGATCTGGCGGTGGCGACGGATCCCGCGCGGCCCGGACGCCCCCCGCGTCGGCGGCTCGCGCGGGTGACCTTCGCACAGGTGGCCCGGGCTACCGTCGAGGTCGAGTTCTCGGCCGAGGCGTATGATGATCTTTCTATCGAGTCGGTGGAGACGCCGTCTTTGTCCGCCGTGTTGGTGGAACCCGGCGAGACAGCCGATCTCGGGTACGGAGAGCCGGACGACGATCTTCCGGCGGCGCCGGGGAGGGAATCCAATGACGACGGCCGGGAGGCCGGCCCCCGGGGCGCGGCCGGTAAGGAGATGACCCGGTGA
- a CDS encoding DUF4439 domain-containing protein yields the protein MTADTPSGDPASATPTESTAATEHPDPAGVAALVTMLTATHAAVYATAAAGGAVAPLGPAAAQARELARLSCLAHQALRDDLITAIRARGGDAPPALPAYRLPVAPEGIGAALALLARIEDACAMAAHDAVAVLVGDVRALALDALTGTAVRAQRARIAAGMPLAAASRALPGT from the coding sequence ATGACCGCCGACACACCATCGGGCGATCCGGCGTCGGCGACCCCCACGGAATCGACCGCCGCAACCGAGCACCCGGATCCCGCGGGCGTCGCGGCACTGGTCACGATGCTCACGGCCACGCATGCCGCGGTCTACGCCACCGCGGCGGCGGGAGGTGCCGTCGCGCCGCTCGGCCCGGCCGCGGCTCAGGCGCGCGAGCTCGCGCGACTGAGCTGTCTGGCGCACCAGGCGCTGCGCGACGACCTCATCACCGCGATCCGGGCCCGCGGCGGGGATGCGCCACCGGCACTGCCCGCCTATCGGCTCCCCGTCGCGCCGGAGGGCATCGGGGCGGCACTGGCCCTCCTGGCCAGGATCGAGGACGCCTGCGCCATGGCGGCCCACGACGCTGTCGCTGTGCTCGTCGGGGACGTCCGTGCGCTGGCTCTGGACGCGCTGACCGGCACCGCCGTACGCGCGCAGCGGGCCCGCATCGCGGCCGGCATGCCGCTGGCAGCCGCGAGCCGCGCGCTACCGGGGACATGA
- a CDS encoding RrF2 family transcriptional regulator, translating into MQISARADYALRALLTLAASNGRLVKGEALAAAQDLPLRFLENILTDLRRAGLVQSRRGADGGYQLSLPPERITIATVIRATDGPLASVRGRRPEDTNYDGAAKHLQDVWIAVRVNLRRVLEAVTLADVASGQLPDIVTTLGCDPDAWVTR; encoded by the coding sequence ATGCAGATCTCCGCTCGCGCCGACTACGCATTGCGCGCACTCCTGACGTTGGCCGCGAGCAACGGTCGGCTCGTCAAGGGCGAGGCGCTTGCCGCGGCGCAGGATCTGCCGCTGCGCTTCCTCGAGAACATCCTCACCGATCTACGCCGGGCGGGGCTGGTCCAGAGCCGCCGGGGCGCGGACGGGGGATACCAGCTGAGCCTTCCCCCCGAGCGGATCACCATCGCCACGGTGATCCGGGCGACCGACGGTCCGCTCGCCAGCGTGCGGGGCCGGCGTCCTGAGGACACGAATTACGACGGCGCGGCCAAGCACCTGCAGGATGTGTGGATCGCGGTTCGAGTGAACCTGCGGCGGGTGCTGGAGGCCGTGACCCTCGCCGACGTGGCGAGTGGTCAGCTTCCGGACATCGTGACCACCCTCGGCTGCGATCCCGACGCGTGGGTCACCCGCTGA
- a CDS encoding ABC transporter permease — MATDVSVSSDKSVLLGEAGKSFDVDTALAGLDALDIPTAQRRPFAVRVWAASWPKLGALLLFLLLWQIVVWSGWKPSYVLPGPGEALGEFVDQLGSGHFWDALARTLVRALEGYALAVLIGTVVGIAVSRFGVLRTAVGSFITAVQTMPSIVWFPLAVLLFKLSESAIMFVVVLGAAPSVANGVIYGVDYVPPLLVQVGRSMGARSLSLYRYVVVPAALPSVLAGLKQGWAFAWRSLMAGELLVIVPGHPSVGADLQNARELLDTVGVLASMITIFVIGVLIDAGFNAADQRMRQRRGLVAEGTTAVRAARRRRSGSADGSAAAATTATSSAGGGTDAPRPERAG, encoded by the coding sequence ATGGCCACTGACGTCAGCGTCTCCAGCGATAAGAGTGTCCTGCTCGGCGAGGCGGGTAAGTCCTTCGACGTCGACACGGCCCTCGCCGGCCTCGACGCGCTGGACATCCCGACCGCGCAACGGCGGCCGTTCGCGGTCCGCGTCTGGGCGGCCAGCTGGCCGAAGCTCGGCGCTCTGCTCCTGTTCCTGCTGCTCTGGCAGATCGTCGTCTGGAGTGGCTGGAAGCCCAGCTATGTGTTGCCCGGCCCGGGCGAGGCACTGGGCGAGTTCGTCGACCAGCTGGGCAGCGGACACTTCTGGGACGCCCTCGCCCGCACCCTGGTCCGGGCCCTGGAGGGATACGCTCTCGCCGTGCTCATCGGCACCGTGGTCGGGATCGCGGTGTCCCGCTTCGGAGTCCTGCGTACCGCGGTGGGATCGTTCATCACCGCGGTGCAGACGATGCCCTCGATCGTCTGGTTCCCGCTCGCCGTCCTGCTGTTCAAGCTCAGCGAGTCCGCAATCATGTTCGTGGTGGTGCTCGGGGCGGCGCCCTCGGTGGCCAACGGCGTCATCTACGGCGTGGACTACGTGCCGCCTCTGCTGGTCCAGGTCGGCCGCAGCATGGGCGCGCGTAGCCTGTCCCTCTACCGGTACGTCGTGGTACCGGCGGCCCTGCCCTCGGTGCTCGCGGGCCTGAAGCAGGGCTGGGCGTTCGCTTGGCGCAGCCTGATGGCCGGCGAATTGCTGGTCATCGTTCCGGGGCATCCGTCCGTCGGAGCTGACCTGCAGAATGCCCGCGAACTACTCGACACGGTCGGGGTACTGGCCTCGATGATCACGATTTTCGTGATCGGGGTGCTCATCGACGCCGGGTTCAACGCGGCGGACCAGCGGATGCGGCAGCGCCGTGGGCTGGTTGCGGAGGGTACGACGGCGGTCCGGGCAGCTCGGCGTCGCCGGAGCGGCAGCGCCGACGGGTCCGCCGCGGCCGCCACCACGGCCACCTCCTCCGCCGGAGGCGGCACGGACGCCCCCCGTCCCGAGAGGGCTGGCTGA